A single region of the Gilliamella apis genome encodes:
- the yejF gene encoding microcin C ABC transporter ATP-binding protein YejF, with translation MSSPLLSIIDLSIAFKTGQHSQNQVVDAISFDINEQETVALVGESGSGKSVTALSILRLLSKERVIYPSGDIIFEDKSLLHVSEKQLRKIRGNEISMIFQEPMVSLNPLHTVEKQLYEVLSLHRGMRRNVARGEILQYLDRVGIKDPKSKLASYPHQLSGGERQRVMIAMAILTHPKLLIADEPTTALDVSVQGQIIELLKELKKELNMSMLFISHNLGIVKKLADKVAVMQDGQIVEFNNKQRIFLRPQHEYTQTLLNSQPSGEPVPLPDTPGILLNVNHLDVEVVTQKRLFSSKKKKIVDNIGFAVHQGETVGIVGESGSGKSTTALAILRLIKSKGDILFDSHPIQNLSGKKLLPFRSRIQVVFQDPFSSLNPRFNVEQIISEGLMTHKKLTKTEREQAVIDIMLEVGLDPEMRFRYPNEFSGGQRQRIAIARALILQPELLILDEPTSSLDHTIQKQIINLLKSLQEKHHLSYLFISHDLALIYSICHQIVVMKDGKIVEQGSREKVFYTPESEYTKVLLSFLDKPPRKATKTLIHADIIEKTQKTGSSENVEKDGQSDEKQQAQQEHKQEQKVNWEDALLMRKK, from the coding sequence ATGAGTTCTCCTTTATTATCTATCATTGATTTAAGTATTGCCTTTAAAACTGGCCAGCATTCACAAAATCAAGTTGTTGACGCTATTAGTTTTGATATTAATGAACAAGAAACAGTAGCATTAGTCGGTGAGTCAGGCTCTGGTAAAAGTGTAACAGCACTGTCAATATTAAGGCTGTTATCAAAAGAGCGAGTGATTTATCCTTCAGGAGATATTATTTTCGAAGATAAATCATTATTACATGTCTCTGAAAAACAATTGCGTAAAATTCGCGGTAATGAAATTAGTATGATATTTCAAGAGCCAATGGTATCACTTAATCCATTGCATACCGTTGAAAAACAACTTTATGAAGTCTTATCTTTACATCGGGGTATGCGACGTAATGTGGCTCGAGGTGAAATCTTACAATATCTCGATCGGGTTGGCATTAAAGATCCTAAAAGCAAACTGGCTTCTTATCCTCATCAGTTATCTGGCGGTGAGAGGCAACGTGTAATGATTGCCATGGCCATTTTAACTCATCCAAAATTATTAATTGCTGATGAACCAACTACTGCTTTAGATGTTTCTGTTCAGGGACAGATTATTGAATTACTCAAAGAGCTCAAAAAAGAGCTTAATATGAGCATGTTATTTATTTCACATAATTTGGGCATAGTAAAAAAATTGGCAGATAAAGTAGCGGTAATGCAGGATGGCCAAATTGTTGAATTCAATAATAAACAACGTATCTTTTTGCGTCCACAGCATGAATATACTCAAACATTATTAAATTCTCAGCCTAGTGGTGAACCGGTTCCTTTACCTGATACTCCTGGTATATTGCTGAATGTGAATCATCTTGATGTTGAGGTCGTTACTCAAAAACGATTATTTAGCAGCAAAAAGAAAAAAATTGTTGATAATATTGGTTTTGCGGTACATCAAGGTGAGACAGTTGGTATTGTTGGGGAGTCAGGCTCAGGTAAAAGTACCACTGCACTAGCTATTTTACGTTTAATAAAATCAAAAGGCGATATCCTATTCGATAGCCATCCTATCCAGAATTTATCTGGTAAGAAGTTATTACCATTCCGTAGCCGAATTCAGGTTGTATTTCAAGATCCATTTTCATCACTTAATCCTCGCTTTAATGTTGAGCAGATCATCAGTGAAGGTCTAATGACGCACAAAAAATTGACTAAAACAGAGCGAGAACAAGCGGTAATTGATATTATGCTAGAGGTTGGTTTGGATCCTGAAATGCGTTTTCGTTATCCAAATGAGTTTTCTGGTGGACAACGGCAAAGAATAGCGATTGCTAGAGCTTTAATATTGCAGCCGGAACTATTAATTTTAGATGAGCCAACGTCATCTTTAGATCATACAATTCAAAAACAGATAATTAATTTACTTAAATCATTGCAAGAGAAACATCACCTTAGCTATCTGTTTATTAGCCATGATCTTGCGTTAATCTATTCAATATGTCATCAGATTGTGGTTATGAAAGACGGTAAAATTGTTGAACAAGGTTCACGAGAAAAAGTGTTTTATACGCCGGAATCAGAGTACACTAAAGTTTTACTATCATTTTTAGATAAACCACCGAGAAAAGCGACTAAGACGTTAATTCACGCGGATATTATCGAAAAAACTCAAAAAACAGGATCATCTGAAAATGTAGAAAAAGATGGACAGTCTGATGAAAAACAACAAGCTCAGCAAGAGCATAAACAAGAACAAAAGGTTAATTGGGAAGACGCATTATTAATGCGAAAAAAATAA
- a CDS encoding ABC transporter permease gives MTTHYSINQLRWQRFKRNRRGYYSLWLFSILFIISLFSDFIFNDRPIFIKYQNNYYSPIFHFYPETEFGGQFQTQTNYLDPAVQNKIESDGWILWPPFRYTHNTVIHDTTSTFPTPPSKNHLLGTTDAGFDVLANIAYGFRVSMFFALFLTFFTSIIGVLIGAIQGYYGGKVDLLGQRFIEIWSGLPELFVIILLASILPLNFWWLLGITVLFGWMALVGVVRAEFLRTRNFDYIRAAKAMGVSDSKIMLRHMLPNAMVATLTFLPFILCGSISTLTALDFLGFGLPIDSPSLGRLLLQGKNNLQAPWLGMSSFLVISILLSLLIFIGEAIRDAFDPNKGVYQ, from the coding sequence ATGACTACGCACTATTCAATTAATCAGCTACGTTGGCAACGATTTAAACGCAATCGACGTGGGTATTATTCATTATGGTTATTTTCAATATTATTTATAATCAGCCTATTTTCTGATTTTATATTTAATGATCGACCAATATTTATCAAGTATCAAAATAACTATTATTCGCCAATATTCCATTTTTATCCGGAAACTGAATTTGGTGGGCAATTTCAAACACAAACTAATTATTTAGATCCGGCGGTACAAAATAAGATTGAGTCTGATGGTTGGATACTTTGGCCTCCATTTCGTTATACCCATAATACAGTGATTCATGACACAACCAGCACGTTCCCTACACCACCATCAAAAAACCATTTGCTTGGCACCACCGATGCTGGGTTTGATGTTTTAGCAAACATTGCCTATGGTTTTAGAGTATCAATGTTTTTTGCCTTGTTTCTTACCTTTTTCACCTCCATTATCGGCGTGCTAATTGGCGCGATTCAAGGTTATTATGGTGGAAAAGTTGATCTATTAGGACAACGATTTATTGAGATTTGGAGTGGTTTACCTGAGCTATTTGTGATAATTCTGCTTGCCAGTATTTTACCGCTTAATTTTTGGTGGTTATTAGGTATTACGGTGTTATTTGGCTGGATGGCATTGGTCGGTGTTGTTCGAGCAGAATTCTTGCGAACCCGTAACTTCGATTATATTCGAGCCGCTAAAGCTATGGGCGTAAGCGATAGTAAAATTATGTTACGACATATGCTACCAAATGCGATGGTGGCAACATTAACATTTTTACCATTTATTCTTTGTGGTTCAATTTCAACACTAACGGCACTTGATTTTCTTGGCTTTGGTTTACCAATCGATTCACCATCTTTAGGGCGATTATTACTACAAGGCAAAAATAATTTGCAAGCGCCTTGGTTAGGAATGAGTTCTTTTTTAGTTATTTCCATCTTATTGTCACTGTTAATATTTATTGGTGAAGCAATTAGAGATGCATTCGATCCAAACAAAGGAGTATATCAATGA
- a CDS encoding microcin C ABC transporter permease YejB produces MLNYFIRRLLLIIPTLLIILTINFFIVQIAPGGPVDQALAMIENGPQAGQVLLPGSENSPAKLTEPKNESNYRGARGLDPEIVAMIEKQYGFDKPLWERYINTLKQYIQFDFGNSFFKSESVLSLIAKSLPVSISLGLWSTLIIYLISIPLGIRKAVKDGSRFDFWSSTLIIIGYAIPAFLLAVLLIVLFAGGSYWDIFPLRGLISNNFEQLDFWGKVKDYAWHICLPTIAMVVSGFATLTMLTKNSFLDEIRKQYVVTARAKGLSERQILYKHVFRNATLLIVSGFPAAFVGILFTGSVLIEAIFSLNGLGLLGYEAIIQRDYPVIFGSLYIFTLIGLITKLLSDLSYMIIDPRIDFEARN; encoded by the coding sequence ATGTTGAATTATTTTATCCGTCGATTATTGCTAATTATACCAACCTTATTAATCATTTTGACTATCAACTTTTTTATTGTGCAAATTGCACCAGGTGGCCCCGTCGATCAAGCTTTAGCTATGATAGAGAATGGCCCTCAAGCAGGGCAAGTATTGCTGCCTGGCAGTGAAAATAGCCCTGCTAAGTTGACCGAACCAAAAAATGAATCAAATTATCGTGGTGCACGCGGTTTAGATCCAGAAATTGTGGCAATGATTGAAAAACAGTATGGATTTGATAAACCGCTTTGGGAACGCTACATCAATACGTTAAAGCAATATATCCAGTTTGATTTTGGTAACAGTTTTTTTAAAAGTGAATCAGTATTAAGTTTAATTGCAAAAAGTTTACCTGTTTCTATTTCATTGGGATTATGGAGTACATTAATCATTTATTTAATCTCAATCCCATTAGGGATTCGTAAAGCGGTTAAAGATGGTTCAAGATTTGATTTTTGGTCAAGTACGTTAATTATCATTGGTTATGCAATACCTGCTTTTTTATTAGCCGTATTATTAATTGTTTTGTTTGCAGGTGGCAGTTATTGGGATATTTTCCCGCTGCGCGGATTGATTTCTAATAATTTTGAACAATTAGATTTTTGGGGCAAAGTAAAAGATTATGCATGGCATATTTGCTTACCGACTATCGCTATGGTAGTAAGTGGTTTTGCCACACTAACCATGTTAACCAAAAACTCATTCTTAGATGAGATTCGTAAACAATATGTTGTCACTGCCAGAGCGAAAGGGTTAAGTGAAAGGCAAATTCTGTATAAGCATGTTTTTCGTAATGCGACCTTGCTTATTGTATCGGGTTTTCCTGCTGCATTTGTTGGCATTTTATTTACCGGTTCAGTATTGATTGAAGCTATTTTTTCGCTTAATGGATTGGGTCTTCTCGGTTATGAAGCAATTATTCAGCGTGATTACCCAGTTATTTTTGGTTCATTGTATATATTTACATTGATTGGGCTTATTACCAAACTCTTATCAGATTTATCTTATATGATAATCGATCCACGTATTGACTTTGAGGCTCGCAACTGA